From the genome of Deltaproteobacteria bacterium, one region includes:
- a CDS encoding non-ribosomal peptide synthetase has translation MHPMSGDPRPGFRRRISPSERLYLAGLRLSPPFALQVFVEGEGAIEAEQLRHAVERASAACPGARLVRRGRWWVDSGQAPAVRELEEAGFDGYDFERAAFTREPLDPKKGPTCEVLLLRGTPPRLVFRAFHGVMDGQGVLLWLKDVFRVLRGEEPEKAGSGQTDHSLLRATGRPARRPRVDFDCVSPLAGAGVDDTAFFWRRRTVPGRHPALVARLAARLAAELDDGRGRYMVPVDLRRHDEGPPSTANLSLPIFLEAKRGESWETLQERLVAALAAKAELAADGTEGVVSALPTGLLLVALRRLLAKQRRRGRYLGSAILSHLGRVELAACSCPGFAARAVYSLPVHAPLSPLTLVTVENDRHLELTLAAPRGEGQEARADALLERLAAALDRSVARVAGPTVDFAREGTVVEQLATVARACPEATALVEGERRLTHGALDRDAERIARALARQGVGRGSVVGLLADRTLEGVSAILGILKSGAAWLPLEPRQPVERLRYLLADSGAALCLVGAEQARRLEGVALPGVVLPLESLGDAEGAPQPASVGGPWPEAPRLSDRAYLIYTSGSTGRPKGVELEHESLANYVGWARGAYQATDRTRFALFTSLAFDLSITSLFVPLVAGGSVALFPGELDHRLLEDVVARAGATALKLTPTHLSLIEQLDLRPRGIDTLVVGGEAFTSGLAVRAQARFGAACRILNEYGPTEATVGCLVHRFDAEKDAGGESVPIGRPIANTQVALLDADGAPVSREACGELVLAGRGLARGYVNAAEADRARFVTLSDGARAYRSGDLARWSEERGFEYLGRVDEQVKLRGYRIEPAEIEAALEAYPAVERAVVRGRPRGPEVALCAWVVLREPTSDEALRVWLAERLPPAMLPGCFVRLETLPLTVNGKVDLAALPDPALPASAEVRDPTRRDAVEAAVVEIWARALSLDAARLDARADFYALGGDSLGVVAMLAEVARRVVGLEREAAFMHQVRPMMARPTFDGVCRVARRLLVAEPGAS, from the coding sequence ATGCACCCCATGTCTGGTGACCCGCGACCCGGCTTTCGCCGGCGGATCTCCCCGAGCGAGCGGCTCTACCTCGCGGGCTTGCGGCTCTCGCCCCCCTTCGCCCTGCAGGTCTTCGTGGAGGGGGAGGGCGCCATCGAGGCGGAGCAGCTGCGCCACGCGGTGGAGCGCGCCTCCGCGGCCTGCCCCGGAGCGCGTCTCGTGCGCCGGGGGCGCTGGTGGGTAGACAGCGGGCAGGCCCCGGCGGTGCGCGAGCTGGAGGAGGCCGGCTTCGACGGGTACGACTTCGAGCGGGCGGCGTTCACGCGAGAGCCGCTCGACCCGAAGAAGGGGCCGACCTGCGAGGTGCTCCTGCTTCGCGGCACGCCGCCGCGCCTGGTCTTCCGGGCCTTCCACGGGGTGATGGACGGGCAAGGCGTGCTCCTCTGGCTGAAGGACGTCTTTCGCGTGCTCCGCGGTGAGGAGCCGGAGAAGGCCGGATCGGGGCAGACCGACCACTCCCTCCTGCGGGCCACGGGAAGACCGGCGCGGCGCCCTCGCGTGGACTTCGACTGCGTCTCACCGCTCGCCGGGGCGGGCGTCGACGACACGGCCTTCTTCTGGCGGCGAAGGACGGTACCGGGGAGGCACCCCGCGCTCGTGGCGCGGCTGGCGGCGCGCCTCGCCGCCGAGCTGGACGACGGGCGCGGGCGCTACATGGTGCCCGTGGACCTGCGCCGCCACGACGAGGGCCCCCCCTCCACGGCCAACCTGAGCCTGCCCATCTTTCTCGAGGCGAAGCGCGGCGAGAGCTGGGAGACGCTGCAGGAGCGGCTCGTCGCGGCCCTCGCGGCCAAGGCCGAGCTGGCCGCAGACGGCACCGAGGGGGTTGTCTCGGCCCTGCCCACCGGGCTCCTCCTCGTGGCCCTCCGGCGCCTGCTCGCGAAGCAGCGACGCAGGGGGCGCTACCTGGGCTCAGCTATCCTGTCGCACCTCGGGCGGGTCGAGCTCGCCGCCTGCTCGTGCCCCGGCTTCGCCGCGCGCGCGGTCTACTCGCTACCGGTTCACGCGCCGCTCTCACCGCTCACGCTGGTGACCGTGGAAAACGACCGGCACCTGGAGCTCACCCTGGCGGCGCCGCGCGGCGAGGGGCAGGAGGCGCGGGCCGACGCGCTCCTCGAGCGACTGGCGGCCGCGCTCGATCGTTCGGTAGCGCGCGTCGCGGGTCCAACGGTGGACTTCGCTCGCGAGGGCACGGTGGTGGAGCAGCTGGCTACGGTGGCGCGGGCCTGTCCAGAGGCCACGGCGCTCGTCGAGGGAGAGCGGCGTCTCACGCACGGCGCGCTGGACCGCGACGCGGAGCGGATCGCGCGCGCCCTCGCTCGCCAGGGAGTGGGTCGCGGCAGCGTGGTGGGGCTGCTCGCGGACCGCACGCTCGAGGGGGTCTCGGCCATCTTAGGCATCCTGAAGAGCGGTGCGGCGTGGCTTCCGCTCGAGCCCCGGCAGCCGGTCGAGCGCCTCCGGTATCTGCTCGCGGACTCGGGAGCCGCGCTCTGCCTGGTGGGCGCCGAGCAGGCGCGTCGCCTCGAGGGGGTCGCGTTACCTGGCGTGGTGCTCCCGCTCGAGAGCCTCGGTGACGCGGAGGGCGCGCCGCAGCCTGCGTCCGTCGGAGGACCCTGGCCAGAAGCTCCGCGCCTTTCGGACCGCGCGTACCTCATCTACACCTCCGGCTCGACCGGGCGGCCGAAGGGGGTCGAGCTCGAGCACGAGAGCCTCGCCAACTACGTCGGGTGGGCCCGCGGTGCGTACCAGGCGACCGACCGTACGCGGTTCGCGCTCTTCACTTCGCTGGCCTTCGATCTGTCCATCACGTCGCTGTTCGTGCCGCTCGTGGCGGGGGGGAGCGTGGCGCTCTTTCCGGGCGAGCTCGATCATCGGCTGCTCGAGGACGTGGTCGCGCGCGCGGGGGCCACCGCGCTGAAGCTCACGCCGACGCACCTCTCACTCATCGAGCAGCTCGACCTCAGGCCGCGCGGGATCGACACGCTCGTGGTCGGGGGTGAGGCGTTCACGTCGGGCCTGGCGGTGCGAGCGCAGGCCCGCTTCGGCGCGGCCTGTCGGATCCTGAACGAGTACGGTCCCACCGAGGCCACGGTGGGCTGCCTCGTCCATCGCTTCGACGCCGAGAAGGACGCGGGGGGCGAGAGCGTGCCGATCGGTCGCCCGATCGCCAACACGCAGGTCGCGCTTCTCGACGCGGACGGCGCTCCGGTGTCGCGGGAGGCGTGCGGAGAGCTGGTTCTGGCCGGCCGCGGCCTGGCCCGCGGGTACGTGAACGCGGCGGAGGCGGACCGGGCGCGTTTCGTGACGCTCTCGGACGGGGCGCGCGCCTACCGTTCGGGGGACCTGGCACGCTGGTCCGAGGAGCGCGGCTTCGAGTACCTCGGGCGTGTGGACGAGCAGGTGAAGCTCCGCGGCTACCGCATCGAGCCCGCGGAGATCGAGGCCGCGCTCGAGGCGTATCCCGCCGTCGAGCGGGCGGTCGTGCGCGGGAGGCCCCGCGGGCCGGAGGTCGCGCTCTGCGCCTGGGTCGTGCTGCGGGAGCCGACCTCCGACGAGGCGCTGCGCGTGTGGCTCGCGGAGCGGCTGCCCCCGGCGATGCTTCCCGGCTGCTTCGTGCGGCTCGAGACGCTCCCGCTCACCGTCAACGGCAAGGTGGACCTGGCGGCCTTGCCGGACCCCGCGTTGCCCGCTTCGGCGGAGGTCCGCGACCCGACCCGCCGCGATGCCGTGGAGGCGGCCGTGGTGGAGATCTGGGCGCGCGCCCTGTCGCTGGATGCGGCGCGCCTGGACGCCCGGGCGGATTTCTACGCGCTCGGAGGCGATTCGCTCGGCGTGGTCGCCATGCTGGCCGAGGTCGCGCGGCGGGTGGTCGGCCTCGAGCGCGAGGCGGCCTTCATGCACCAGGTCCGGCCGATGATGGCGCGGCCGACCTTCGACGGAGTCTGCCGGGTCGCTCGCCGCCTCCTCGTGGCGGAGCCGGGCGCCTCATGA
- a CDS encoding fatty acyl-AMP ligase — translation MRLPPEGPFAPPATTFTCASFVEVLRARARLEPERRAFTYLEDGEERERHLSYGELDLRARAVGAGLVRAGATGERVILLYPPGLDFVVGFFGCLYAGAVAVPVWPPDPARLARTLPRFLGIAADARARFLLTTAEVATMRAAFATVAPELAALEQVVADELGTSDAEAWTAPSVGTDSLAFLQYTSGSTAAPRGVMVSHGNLLHNSAAIHTLAEHTPESVYVCWLPNYHDMGLIGGILQPIWGGLLGVLLSPMAFLKKPSRWLRAIQRYRGTTSPFPNFALDLCVRKIPKEERRELDLSSWKLACNGAEPVRAESLERFTEAFAPSGFRAEVHYPAYGLAEATLLVTGGARGAAPRVLHVRRAALQRHRIDPQEVAGPETRALVGCGRSLPDQRLVIVDPDSSRPAPADTVGELWLAGPSVAQGYFGRAAESERVFGATLAGDGQTRYLRTGDLGFLRDGELYLVGRRKDVVIVRGRNLHPEDVEHAVEAAHPALRAGCVAAVAVERGGMEALAVLAEVASDTQVEAVEYVASAVRERVAAACDVAVHAVVLLRPGELPKTSSGKVQRGAARAAYLAGELALVGESASRPSVIAVAVPTREELAAASPAARAERVSTYVRQRLAQLFERPEEALRPEVQLDALGPDSLKLLELELALEEELGLHVSRAEYGGCLVVGDLVALLLGMLDVGGRAPRGGE, via the coding sequence ATGCGACTTCCGCCCGAGGGGCCTTTCGCGCCTCCGGCGACCACGTTCACCTGCGCCTCCTTCGTGGAGGTGCTGCGCGCGCGCGCACGCCTCGAGCCCGAGCGCCGGGCCTTCACCTATCTCGAGGATGGGGAGGAGCGCGAGCGGCACCTTTCGTACGGGGAGCTCGACCTCCGGGCGCGGGCGGTGGGCGCGGGCCTCGTGCGCGCGGGGGCGACGGGAGAGCGGGTGATCCTGCTCTATCCGCCGGGCCTCGACTTCGTGGTCGGGTTCTTCGGGTGTCTCTACGCCGGGGCGGTAGCGGTGCCCGTCTGGCCCCCCGACCCGGCCCGCCTCGCGCGCACGTTGCCGCGCTTCCTCGGCATCGCCGCCGACGCGCGGGCTCGGTTCCTCCTGACGACCGCCGAGGTGGCGACGATGCGCGCCGCCTTCGCCACCGTGGCGCCCGAGCTCGCGGCTCTCGAACAGGTGGTGGCCGACGAGCTCGGGACCTCCGACGCCGAGGCGTGGACCGCGCCCTCCGTCGGGACCGACTCCCTCGCCTTTCTCCAGTACACCTCGGGCTCCACGGCCGCGCCGCGCGGCGTGATGGTCAGCCACGGCAACCTGCTCCACAACTCGGCGGCGATCCACACCCTCGCAGAGCACACGCCGGAGAGCGTGTACGTTTGCTGGCTGCCCAACTATCACGACATGGGGCTCATCGGCGGGATCCTGCAGCCCATCTGGGGGGGACTTCTCGGGGTGCTCCTGTCCCCGATGGCATTCCTCAAGAAGCCCTCGCGCTGGCTCCGGGCCATCCAGCGCTACCGCGGGACCACGAGCCCCTTTCCGAACTTCGCGCTCGACCTCTGCGTGCGCAAGATCCCCAAGGAGGAGCGGCGAGAGCTCGACCTGTCGAGCTGGAAGCTGGCCTGCAACGGTGCCGAGCCGGTGCGTGCCGAGTCGCTCGAGCGTTTCACCGAGGCGTTCGCACCGTCGGGCTTCCGCGCCGAGGTGCACTATCCGGCCTACGGGCTGGCCGAGGCCACCCTGCTCGTCACGGGGGGGGCGCGGGGGGCGGCACCGCGCGTTCTGCACGTGCGCCGGGCGGCGCTCCAGCGACACCGCATCGATCCCCAGGAGGTGGCCGGGCCCGAGACGCGCGCGCTGGTCGGCTGCGGGCGCTCGCTTCCCGACCAGCGGCTCGTGATCGTGGACCCCGACAGCTCGCGGCCGGCGCCCGCCGACACCGTCGGAGAGCTCTGGCTCGCGGGCCCGAGCGTGGCCCAGGGGTACTTCGGGCGCGCCGCCGAGAGCGAGCGGGTCTTCGGCGCCACGCTCGCGGGCGACGGTCAGACGCGGTACCTGCGCACCGGTGACCTCGGTTTCCTCCGCGACGGCGAGCTCTACCTCGTGGGCCGGCGCAAGGACGTGGTGATCGTGCGCGGGCGCAACCTTCACCCCGAGGACGTGGAGCACGCGGTGGAGGCGGCGCACCCGGCGCTGCGAGCGGGGTGCGTCGCGGCGGTGGCCGTCGAGCGGGGGGGGATGGAGGCGCTGGCGGTCCTGGCCGAGGTGGCGAGCGACACCCAGGTAGAGGCGGTGGAGTACGTGGCCTCTGCCGTGCGCGAGCGCGTGGCCGCGGCCTGCGACGTGGCGGTGCACGCGGTCGTGCTCCTCCGCCCCGGAGAGCTGCCGAAGACCTCGAGCGGCAAGGTCCAGCGGGGGGCAGCGCGCGCTGCGTACCTCGCCGGAGAGCTCGCCCTCGTCGGCGAGAGTGCCTCGCGCCCCTCGGTCATTGCGGTGGCGGTGCCCACGCGGGAGGAGCTCGCCGCGGCGAGCCCGGCCGCCCGGGCGGAGCGCGTCTCGACCTACGTCCGCCAGCGGCTCGCGCAGCTCTTCGAGCGACCGGAAGAGGCGCTTCGTCCCGAGGTGCAGCTCGACGCGCTGGGTCCGGACTCGCTCAAGCTCCTCGAGCTCGAGCTGGCCCTCGAGGAGGAGCTGGGGCTGCACGTCAGCCGCGCGGAGTACGGTGGGTGTCTCGTGGTCGGTGACCTGGTCGCGCTCCTCCTCGGCATGCTCGACGTCGGCGGCCGCGCTCCGCGCGGAGGAGAGTGA
- a CDS encoding beta-ketoacyl-ACP synthase III (FabH; beta-ketoacyl-acyl carrier protein synthase III; catalyzes the condensation of acetyl-CoA with malonyl-ACP to initiate cycles of fatty acid elongation; differs from 3-oxoacyl-(acyl carrier protein) synthase I and II in that it utilizes CoA thioesters as primers rather than acyl-ACPs) has translation MASRPLPVRIVSTGRYLPRKHVPSETVDGWLGLPVGTSAQLSGVQGRYYADGETASEMGAAAAQRALESAGLDAGDIDVLIAACGTPEQPIPSNAALMLKRLGPEWAGKAAFDLGATCMSFLVALDLASVLLAARRYGRALIVAADVASCGLNHDQPEAAMLFGDAAAAAVVGRVEEDDPLARRPSRILAARCGTWAEGSSFTEIRGGGSALPAHQYTAERRADFLFHMEGSHAFRMAARTLPPLLERVLADAGGLDVEDFDLVIPHQASSAAMELMRRRLEIPLSRWVQTLHKYGNTIAASIPLALDECVREGRLERGDRVLLLATAAGFSASALAFDY, from the coding sequence GTGGCGTCGCGACCCCTCCCCGTGCGCATCGTCTCCACCGGGCGGTATCTTCCCCGCAAGCACGTCCCGTCCGAGACGGTGGACGGCTGGCTCGGACTCCCCGTGGGTACGAGCGCCCAGCTCTCTGGCGTGCAAGGGCGCTACTACGCGGACGGGGAGACGGCCTCCGAGATGGGGGCGGCCGCAGCGCAGCGGGCGCTCGAGAGCGCGGGCCTCGACGCCGGCGACATCGACGTGCTGATCGCCGCCTGCGGGACTCCCGAGCAGCCGATCCCGTCGAACGCGGCGTTGATGCTGAAGCGCCTTGGCCCGGAGTGGGCGGGAAAGGCGGCCTTCGACCTGGGCGCCACCTGCATGAGCTTTCTCGTCGCGCTCGATCTGGCGTCGGTCTTGCTCGCGGCGCGGCGGTACGGGCGGGCGCTGATCGTGGCTGCCGACGTGGCGAGCTGCGGGCTGAACCACGACCAGCCCGAGGCGGCGATGCTCTTCGGCGACGCCGCGGCCGCAGCCGTCGTCGGGCGCGTCGAGGAGGACGACCCGCTCGCGCGCCGTCCGTCGCGCATCCTCGCCGCGCGTTGCGGAACGTGGGCCGAGGGTTCCTCGTTCACGGAGATCCGCGGCGGCGGCAGCGCGCTCCCCGCGCATCAGTACACGGCGGAGCGCCGGGCCGACTTCCTCTTTCACATGGAGGGCTCGCACGCGTTTCGCATGGCGGCGCGCACCCTGCCCCCCCTCCTCGAGCGGGTGCTCGCCGACGCGGGCGGCCTGGACGTGGAGGACTTCGACCTCGTGATTCCGCATCAGGCCAGCTCCGCCGCGATGGAGCTGATGCGGCGGCGTCTGGAGATCCCCCTCTCGCGCTGGGTGCAGACCTTGCACAAGTACGGCAACACGATCGCCGCGTCGATTCCGCTTGCGCTCGACGAGTGCGTGCGCGAGGGGAGGCTCGAGCGCGGTGACCGGGTCCTCTTGCTCGCCACGGCCGCCGGCTTCTCGGCCTCGGCCCTGGCCTTCGATTATTGA
- a CDS encoding NAD-dependent epimerase/dehydratase family protein has translation MHATVTGATGFLGGALARRLVAEGWRVVGLGRDPVEGARLVAAGVEFVRSEIDDAATVSRACASASVVYHCAALSSAWGPTAEFVRSNVVGTRVVARAAREAGARLVHVSSPSIYIDQEHHLGIREDDPFPACGINDYAETKRLSEVEVAEAAREGLRAVVLRPQGIIGPGDRAIFPRALRVARRGVFPVIGDGQTWMDLTYVENVVDALLLAGEKAGAIGRTYNVTNGAPVRLYELIERVLRSLGMACRRRRIPFGVAWTAAGALEAVHRAFLPAREPLLTQYAVCVLGRSRTLDISRAQSELGYRPAVSVDEGVERFVAWWKEQERAAS, from the coding sequence ATGCACGCGACAGTCACCGGGGCGACGGGTTTCCTGGGCGGTGCGCTCGCGCGGCGCCTCGTGGCCGAGGGGTGGCGGGTCGTCGGGCTCGGTCGCGACCCCGTGGAGGGCGCGCGGCTCGTGGCGGCCGGGGTGGAGTTCGTGCGTTCGGAGATCGACGACGCGGCAACGGTCTCGCGGGCGTGCGCCTCCGCGTCGGTGGTCTACCACTGCGCGGCGCTCTCCTCGGCCTGGGGCCCGACTGCGGAGTTCGTGCGGTCGAACGTCGTGGGGACGCGCGTCGTGGCGAGGGCCGCGAGGGAGGCGGGGGCCCGGCTCGTGCACGTCTCGAGCCCGAGCATCTACATCGACCAGGAGCACCACCTGGGGATCCGCGAGGACGACCCGTTCCCCGCCTGCGGGATCAACGACTACGCCGAGACGAAGCGCCTCTCCGAGGTGGAGGTGGCCGAGGCGGCCCGCGAGGGCCTGCGCGCCGTCGTGCTCCGGCCGCAGGGGATCATCGGCCCCGGAGACCGCGCGATCTTTCCCCGCGCGCTGCGGGTGGCACGCCGCGGCGTCTTCCCCGTGATCGGGGACGGGCAGACCTGGATGGACCTGACCTACGTGGAGAACGTGGTGGACGCCCTGTTGCTCGCGGGCGAGAAGGCGGGCGCAATCGGCCGCACCTACAACGTCACGAACGGCGCGCCGGTGAGGCTCTACGAGCTCATCGAGCGGGTCTTGCGCTCGCTCGGGATGGCCTGTCGGCGGCGGCGGATCCCCTTCGGGGTGGCCTGGACGGCCGCCGGCGCGCTCGAGGCCGTGCACCGCGCGTTCCTCCCGGCGCGCGAGCCGCTCCTCACGCAGTACGCCGTATGCGTGCTCGGCCGGAGCCGCACCCTCGATATCTCGCGCGCGCAGAGCGAGCTCGGCTACCGTCCGGCGGTGTCGGTCGACGAGGGGGTGGAGCGCTTCGTGGCCTGGTGGAAGGAGCAGGAACGTGCCGCGTCCTAG
- a CDS encoding MBL fold metallo-hydrolase, giving the protein MPRPRVWFLEAGSCRHPEFTVMAGGSLRPVRFASAVAVIEHPTAGVVLFDTGYSARFVEETRRFPERLYALAMPMHLPPGATAVEQLAERGVAPSEVRTVILSHFHVDHVGGTRDFPRARFVYQRSAWEAVRRLRGFSGVRVGFIPAFLPGDFEARSLPVTREAFASFAAPSAFGGGHDLLGDGSVVLVDLPGHARGHTGALVRAEDGVEYFLVGDACWLSKGLREARLPNRVTSLFLDSRTRYAETQARLRDFAATHPATRLVPCHCSEAYAGLPKWSSREQVA; this is encoded by the coding sequence GTGCCGCGTCCTAGAGTCTGGTTTCTCGAGGCAGGGAGCTGTCGGCATCCTGAGTTCACCGTCATGGCCGGGGGATCGCTCAGACCCGTGCGCTTCGCCTCGGCGGTGGCGGTGATCGAGCACCCGACCGCCGGCGTGGTGCTCTTCGATACGGGGTACTCGGCGCGCTTCGTCGAGGAGACGCGTCGCTTTCCCGAGCGGCTCTACGCGCTCGCCATGCCCATGCACCTGCCCCCCGGAGCCACGGCCGTCGAGCAGCTCGCGGAGCGGGGGGTCGCGCCGTCGGAGGTGCGAACCGTGATCCTGTCGCACTTCCACGTGGACCACGTGGGCGGGACGCGGGACTTTCCGCGCGCCCGCTTCGTCTACCAGCGGTCCGCGTGGGAGGCGGTGCGCCGTCTGCGCGGCTTCTCCGGCGTGCGTGTGGGCTTCATCCCGGCCTTTCTGCCGGGGGACTTCGAGGCGCGTTCGCTCCCCGTCACTCGCGAGGCGTTCGCCTCGTTCGCCGCGCCGAGCGCGTTCGGCGGCGGCCACGACCTGCTCGGGGATGGAAGCGTGGTGCTGGTGGACCTCCCCGGGCACGCCAGGGGACACACCGGGGCCCTCGTTCGCGCCGAGGACGGCGTCGAGTACTTTCTCGTCGGGGACGCGTGCTGGCTGTCGAAGGGGCTGCGCGAGGCCCGGCTGCCGAACCGCGTGACCTCGCTCTTCCTGGATAGCCGCACGCGCTACGCCGAGACGCAGGCGCGCCTGCGCGACTTCGCCGCCACGCACCCGGCGACGCGGCTCGTGCCCTGCCATTGCAGCGAGGCCTACGCCGGCCTGCCGAAGTGGTCCTCGCGGGAGCAGGTCGCCTGA
- a CDS encoding adenylate cyclase, which produces MSRLRILLEYLRVRWWRRFRSREALERWQDRRVRRLLPWVLRRSAFYRALYAGRELGSWGTLPTIDKARMLAGFDTLNTVGIGRAEAEALALRSEETRDFRAELRGVDVILSSGTSGQRGLALVSARERDLYVGTLLARVLPGSLRERHRVALFLRANSNVYRATGRGRLTFDYFDLFEPLEAHLARLQTLQPTLLVAPASVLRALAELQVDGKLALSPRRVFSVAEVLEPLDEAFIARAFAQRVHQLYQCTEGFLGVTCAEGTLHLNEDLVVVQKEWIDEASGRFVPILTDFVRTTQPLLRYRLDDVLIERRVPCPCGSVYTALERVEGRAGDVLLLEPAGETGRALVRLFPDVMARLLTRASGEILEYHVLQLSPTRLRVELRVFDEPRRAEVEAVVRAAVERVAQGLGARVPELEFARYEPRVGPRKLRRIERAFEEPARRDV; this is translated from the coding sequence CTGAGCCGCCTGAGGATCCTCCTCGAGTACCTCCGCGTGCGGTGGTGGCGACGCTTCCGCAGTCGGGAGGCGCTCGAGCGCTGGCAGGATCGCCGGGTGCGCCGCCTGCTCCCCTGGGTGCTGCGCCGCTCGGCCTTCTACCGCGCGCTCTACGCCGGCCGGGAGCTCGGGAGCTGGGGGACGCTCCCCACCATCGACAAGGCGCGCATGCTGGCGGGGTTCGACACGCTGAACACCGTCGGGATCGGCCGCGCCGAGGCGGAGGCGCTGGCCCTGCGCTCCGAGGAGACGCGCGACTTCCGCGCGGAGCTGCGCGGGGTGGACGTGATCCTCTCCAGCGGGACGAGCGGGCAGCGTGGGCTGGCGCTGGTCTCGGCGCGCGAGCGGGACCTCTACGTCGGGACACTCCTCGCGCGCGTCCTGCCGGGGTCGCTGCGGGAGAGGCACCGCGTGGCGCTCTTCCTACGCGCGAACAGCAACGTCTACCGCGCCACGGGGCGGGGCCGCCTGACCTTCGACTACTTCGACCTCTTCGAGCCGCTCGAGGCGCACCTCGCGCGACTCCAGACTTTGCAGCCCACGCTGCTCGTGGCTCCCGCCTCGGTGCTGCGGGCCCTGGCCGAGCTCCAGGTGGACGGGAAGCTCGCGCTCTCGCCACGCCGGGTCTTTTCGGTGGCCGAGGTGCTCGAGCCGCTCGACGAGGCGTTCATCGCGCGGGCCTTCGCGCAGCGCGTGCACCAGCTCTACCAGTGCACCGAGGGCTTCCTCGGCGTGACCTGCGCGGAGGGGACGCTCCACCTGAACGAGGATCTCGTGGTGGTGCAGAAGGAGTGGATTGACGAGGCCAGCGGGCGCTTCGTCCCCATCCTGACCGACTTCGTCCGTACCACGCAGCCCCTCCTGCGCTACCGGCTGGACGACGTGCTGATCGAACGGCGCGTCCCCTGCCCGTGCGGCTCGGTCTACACGGCGCTCGAGCGCGTCGAGGGGCGCGCGGGGGACGTGCTGCTCCTCGAGCCGGCGGGCGAGACGGGGAGGGCGCTGGTGCGCCTCTTCCCCGACGTGATGGCGCGGCTCCTCACCCGCGCCTCGGGGGAGATCCTCGAGTACCACGTGCTCCAGCTCTCTCCGACGCGGCTGCGCGTAGAGCTCCGCGTCTTCGACGAGCCGCGGCGCGCGGAGGTGGAGGCGGTGGTGCGCGCGGCGGTGGAGCGTGTGGCTCAGGGGCTCGGTGCGCGCGTGCCGGAGCTGGAGTTCGCCCGCTACGAGCCGCGGGTCGGGCCGAGAAAACTGCGCCGGATCGAGCGGGCCTTCGAGGAGCCGGCGCGTCGCGACGTTTAG